In Rosa chinensis cultivar Old Blush chromosome 1, RchiOBHm-V2, whole genome shotgun sequence, a genomic segment contains:
- the LOC112185718 gene encoding uncharacterized sugar kinase slr0537, which yields MSLSSSFVPQIIGSRSSPPVYSPGFPLQLPRVSLFLYPSSLGPPHLHHKATPKNIVASMTTRGADFETNADDDEEEYAYIEDEELDADPFLPERWDVVGLGQAMVDFSGMVDDEFLEKLDLEKGTRKLVNHEERGRVLRAMDGCSYKAAAGGSLSNSLVALARLGSTSIGGSPLSVAMTGSVGSDPLGGFYRAKLRRANLHFLSPPIKDGTTGTVIVLTSSDAHRTMLAYQGTSSTVNYDSCLASAVCNTKILVVEGYLFELPDTIKTITKACEEARRCGALVAVTASDVSCIERHYDDFWEIVGNYADIVFANSDEARAFCHFSSKESPISATRYLSHFVPFASVTDGPRGSYIGVKGEAVYIPPSPCVPVDTCGAGDAYASGILFGILRGVSDLKGIGSLAARVASTVVGQQGTRLRVQDAVELAESFTFHLDSSTIRSDIGSDHISSF from the exons AtgtctctctcctcttcctttGTTCCCCAGATAATCGGCAGCAGGTCCTCTCCACCAGTCTATTCTCCTGGTTTTCCTCTCCAGCTTCCTCGCGTTTCTCTCTTTTTATACCCCTCATCTTTGGGTCCACCACATCTCCATCACAAAGCCACCCCAAAGAATATTGTTGCTTCTATGACGACCAGAGGTGCAGATTTTGAGACTAATGctgatgacgatgaagaagagtACGCATACattgaagatgaagaattaGATGCCGACCCTTTTTTGCCTGAGAGATGGGATGTTGTGGGTCTTGGACAAGCCATG GTGGACTTTTCCGGCATGGTTGATGATGAGTTTCTGGAAAAACTGGATTTAGAAAAGGGAACAAGGAAGCTTGTGAATCACGAAGAGAGAGGTAGAGTCTTGAGAGCAATGGATGGTTGTAGCTATAAGGCTGCTGCTGGTGGGTCCCTTTCCAACAGTCTAGTGGCCTTGGCCAGGCTTGGCAGTACATCCATTGGAGGCTCTCCCTTAAGCGTAGCTATGACAGGGAGTGTAGGGAGTGATCCGTTGGGTGGCTTCTACAG AGCAAAGTTACGACGGGCAAATTTGCATTTTCTTTCTCCACCTATTAAAGATGGGACAACAGGGACGGTAATAGTTCTCACTTCTTCAGATGCCCACCGTACAATGCTGGCATATCAG GGAACATCTTCAACTGTTAATTATGATTCATGCTTGGCTAGTGCAGTTTGCAATACAAAAATACTTGTAGTTGAGGGGTATTTGTTTGAACTTCCTGATACAATCAAAACAATTACAAAAGCCTGTGAAGAAGCACGCAGGTGTGGAGCGCTGGTCGCAGTTACAGCATCAGATGTTTCCTGCATTGAGAGACACTATGATGATTTCTG GGAAATTGTTGGGAACTATGCAGACATTGTTTTTGCAAACAGTGATGAAGCAAGAGCCTTCTGTCATTTTTCTTCCAAGGAGAGCCCCATTTCGGCTACAAGGTATCTCAGCCATTTTGTTCCATTCGCCTCGGTTACTGATGGACCAAGAGGCTCTTACATCGGTGTAAAAGGAGAAGCTGTATATattcctccttctccttgtgTACCAGTGGACACTTGTGGTGCCGGGGATGCATatgcatcaggaattttgtttGGTATTTTACGAGGAGTGTCAGATTTAAAAGGAATAGGTTCATTAGCAGCAAGGGTTGCATCCACGGTTGTTGGACAACAAGGCACTCGGCTTAGGGTTCAAGATGCAGTAGAGTTGGCAGAATCATTCACATTCCATCTCGATAGTTCCACTATTAGATCAGATATCGGGTCAGATCATATTTCCAGCTTCTAA
- the LOC112185726 gene encoding chaperone protein DnaJ: protein MEGSGSDNTIPNQNKKWHPDKHNGGSHVTAKFQEINEAYEVLSDPAKRLDYDLTGICEIDKYTLPEYLGRFRGMILTCNGLGISHASTWSQQLVETDGLAEKSA from the exons ATGGAGGGCAGTGGCAGTGATAATACCATCCCCAACCAAAACAAG aAGTGGCATCCTGATAAGCACAACGGTGGCAGTCACGTTACAGCAAAGTTTCAAGAGATTAACGAAGCTTACGAAG TGTTGAGTGATCCTGCTAAGCGACTTGACTATGATCTAACTGGCATATGTGAGATTGATAAGTATACTTTACCG GAATATCTTGGCAGATTTAGGGGAATGATACTTACATGCAATGGCCTGGGTATTAGTCATGCATCAACATG GTCACAACAATTGGTGGAAACTGATGGCTTAGCAGAGAAATCAGCCTAA